A genomic segment from Nitrosopumilus sp. K4 encodes:
- a CDS encoding DHHA1 domain-containing protein yields the protein MVTKKTTKPSRKKTTKKTIAKKTTKKPHVKKTTKKRVTKKTKVVCISHKEDADGISSAALIRQAFGGDSILVDYPGQMEAIQQVAADEKLKSLYICDLGLSKKNQDEFVELMKTLRKNKVSVTYIDHHDIDPDIVKELKKIKVKLIHDINECTTVQVYDKFKSKLSDHSSFIAACAAITDYMEDRPVGSKLLQIYDRQFALINATVLTYNIVGHQKDPDYLLYLVEELADSKFPHEIPNTFEFAQIQVEKLAQMIAKVKKGMKTMKNIGHMEIIDAGASGAVNFVLGLSGKDVGVAYKERVDHGIYAVSVRGSRNCTVHLGKIVNVLATELGGSGGGHDKACGAVIPKPKIKKFLTEFNKKLN from the coding sequence ATGGTGACCAAGAAAACAACAAAACCTTCTAGAAAAAAGACTACAAAAAAGACTATTGCTAAAAAGACTACGAAAAAACCCCATGTAAAAAAAACCACAAAAAAAAGAGTCACTAAAAAAACCAAAGTTGTTTGCATTTCCCATAAAGAGGATGCAGATGGGATAAGTTCTGCAGCTTTGATTAGACAAGCATTTGGTGGCGACTCTATCTTAGTTGATTATCCTGGGCAAATGGAAGCAATACAACAAGTTGCAGCAGATGAAAAACTAAAATCATTATACATATGCGATTTGGGTCTTAGCAAAAAAAACCAAGATGAATTTGTTGAATTGATGAAAACATTGAGAAAAAACAAAGTTTCAGTTACCTATATTGATCATCATGATATTGATCCTGATATTGTAAAAGAACTCAAAAAAATAAAGGTAAAACTAATTCATGACATCAACGAATGTACAACTGTTCAAGTCTATGACAAATTCAAATCAAAATTATCTGATCATTCTTCTTTCATTGCAGCTTGTGCTGCAATAACTGATTATATGGAAGATAGACCTGTAGGTTCTAAATTATTACAGATTTATGATAGACAATTTGCATTAATCAACGCAACCGTGCTTACATACAATATAGTTGGTCATCAAAAAGATCCTGATTACCTATTATACCTTGTAGAGGAACTTGCTGATTCTAAATTCCCACATGAAATTCCAAATACTTTTGAATTTGCACAAATTCAAGTTGAGAAACTCGCTCAAATGATTGCCAAAGTCAAAAAAGGAATGAAGACAATGAAGAATATTGGACATATGGAAATCATCGATGCAGGAGCTAGTGGTGCTGTAAATTTTGTTCTTGGATTGTCTGGAAAGGATGTAGGCGTAGCATACAAAGAAAGAGTTGATCATGGTATATACGCTGTTTCTGTTCGTGGTTCTAGAAATTGTACTGTTCACTTGGGAAAAATTGTTAATGTTTTAGCCACAGAGCTTGGTGGCTCTGGTGGTGGCCATGATAAAGCGTGTGGTGCAGTTATTCCAAAACCCAAAATCAAAAAATTCCTAACAGAATTTAACAAAAAACTGAATTAA
- the uvrC gene encoding excinuclease ABC subunit UvrC codes for MKDDEKKIIYIGKAKNLKNRVRSYFNKNQNYKTQKLVENIADIEFVLTDNESEAFLLESNMIKKYRPRFNIELKDQQRYTYLRISDEKYPRLLVARRTRDGKFLGKGKIFGPFTQGSSKLLTIGALRKAFQIRICKTLPKKVCLEYHLGNCEGPCEFKDAQERYSKHVKSLEDVLKGKNQTKIFTKKLEEEMQQAADLQQFERAKDIRDTLIRLDSLQTKQKMEYVKNSDEEYFGIGEQNQTATVMNFRMINGVIRDSDKFFFDLVGDNSFSNFLFQYYSTHKIPKFILVNQLPENKELLESLFSEQTGFDVEIICPKRGKRKEIIDLILKNIDLIHTKGGDPGLIELKEILKLPQVPNIIECFDISNHGEDFAVGSMARFVDGKPNKSGYRKFKIKTVSGRDDFAMIGEIIKRRYYKLLEEELEMPDLILIDGGKGQLKSALNSLHSLGLKIPCVSLAKENEEVFVPDQKHSIVISREKPSLKILQHARDETHRFGVAYNRNIRKHLIK; via the coding sequence ATGAAAGATGACGAAAAGAAAATTATCTACATTGGAAAGGCAAAAAATCTCAAAAACCGTGTAAGATCTTATTTTAATAAAAATCAAAATTACAAAACTCAAAAACTAGTTGAAAATATTGCTGATATTGAATTTGTTTTAACTGATAATGAAAGTGAAGCATTTCTTTTAGAATCAAACATGATAAAAAAATACAGACCCCGATTTAATATTGAACTAAAAGATCAACAACGATATACATACCTTCGAATTTCTGATGAAAAATATCCACGTTTACTTGTTGCAAGGAGAACTCGTGATGGAAAGTTTTTGGGTAAAGGCAAAATTTTTGGCCCATTTACACAAGGTAGCTCTAAGCTATTAACAATTGGTGCATTAAGAAAAGCATTTCAGATTCGCATATGTAAAACTCTTCCAAAAAAAGTTTGTTTGGAATATCATTTAGGTAATTGTGAAGGTCCTTGTGAATTCAAAGATGCACAAGAGAGATATTCAAAACATGTAAAATCACTGGAGGATGTTCTTAAAGGAAAAAACCAAACAAAAATTTTTACAAAAAAACTAGAAGAAGAGATGCAACAAGCCGCAGATTTGCAACAATTTGAGCGTGCAAAAGATATTCGTGATACCCTGATTCGACTAGACAGTCTTCAAACAAAACAAAAAATGGAATATGTGAAAAATTCTGACGAAGAATATTTTGGAATAGGAGAACAAAACCAAACTGCAACTGTTATGAACTTTCGAATGATTAACGGTGTCATTCGTGACAGTGACAAATTCTTTTTTGATCTAGTGGGGGATAATTCTTTTTCTAATTTTCTTTTCCAGTACTACTCTACACATAAAATCCCAAAATTTATTCTTGTAAATCAGTTACCTGAAAACAAAGAACTGCTAGAATCCTTATTTTCTGAACAAACTGGATTTGATGTAGAAATTATTTGTCCAAAAAGAGGAAAACGTAAAGAAATCATTGATTTAATTTTGAAAAATATTGATTTGATTCATACAAAAGGTGGAGATCCTGGTTTAATTGAATTAAAAGAAATTTTAAAACTTCCTCAAGTTCCAAACATCATTGAATGTTTTGATATTTCAAACCATGGGGAGGATTTTGCAGTTGGCTCTATGGCAAGATTTGTGGATGGGAAACCAAATAAATCCGGATACAGAAAGTTCAAAATTAAAACCGTTTCTGGAAGAGATGATTTTGCAATGATTGGTGAGATAATTAAACGCAGGTACTATAAGTTATTGGAAGAAGAATTAGAAATGCCTGATCTTATATTAATTGATGGTGGAAAAGGCCAATTAAAATCTGCACTTAACTCATTACATTCTCTTGGATTGAAAATTCCATGTGTGTCTCTTGCAAAAGAAAACGAAGAAGTGTTTGTTCCTGATCAGAAACATTCAATTGTTATCTCGAGAGAAAAACCTTCTCTGAAAATTTTACAACACGCACGAGATGAAACTCATAGATTTGGTGTTGCATACAATAGAAACATCAGAAAACACCTAATTAAATAA
- a CDS encoding TrmB family transcriptional regulator yields the protein MANEQSLTVSLEEFGLSKYEAQAYVTLVSKGTISASELAYYSELPRTKVYPTLLKLEKKKLAMISKSKPIMCTAISPEDAFDSVVQEQINKVNAMNTLVSNLKRVSEESRKSRGSEEKRYFHLNANNVLNQLRTMIEGSKSSIHIMADQWGLGLLAECRDQLVSVLRRNLDLKILIPSSQIGSEYYKIIPDNAKIRASDVIQNYFIFDETELLIINSDDGKGAMFSSTDVLGTNQSKIFTNIWRNAIKTECLADMTKTEAQEIYKIIKTINENGLTYILNTTITSKRNEFDMVKLLEKYGISLKTKTLDEVIEIVDSALQITCSGHANFEANNKNITIESKLNSGHSLPWVSVLDGYLQVQGYKTRMIYQNSSTKGEKIHIKISKN from the coding sequence ATGGCAAATGAGCAATCACTTACAGTCAGCCTAGAGGAATTTGGGTTAAGCAAGTATGAGGCACAAGCATATGTCACTTTAGTCTCAAAAGGAACAATTTCTGCCAGTGAATTAGCATATTATTCAGAATTACCAAGAACAAAGGTTTATCCAACATTGCTAAAATTAGAAAAGAAAAAACTTGCCATGATTTCAAAAAGCAAGCCAATAATGTGTACTGCTATTTCACCCGAAGATGCCTTTGATTCAGTAGTGCAAGAACAGATTAACAAAGTAAATGCAATGAACACGCTTGTCTCAAACCTAAAAAGAGTGAGCGAGGAAAGCAGAAAATCAAGAGGTTCTGAAGAGAAGAGATATTTTCATCTAAATGCAAACAACGTATTAAATCAACTTAGAACAATGATTGAGGGTTCAAAGTCATCAATTCACATCATGGCAGATCAATGGGGTTTGGGATTACTTGCAGAATGCAGAGATCAACTTGTTTCTGTTTTGCGAAGAAATTTAGATCTTAAAATTCTGATCCCATCATCACAAATTGGTTCAGAATACTACAAGATAATTCCCGACAATGCCAAAATAAGAGCATCAGATGTCATTCAAAACTATTTCATTTTTGATGAAACAGAATTATTAATCATAAACAGTGATGACGGAAAAGGCGCAATGTTTTCATCAACAGATGTTTTAGGTACAAATCAAAGTAAAATTTTTACAAATATTTGGAGAAATGCAATAAAAACAGAATGTCTAGCAGACATGACAAAAACAGAAGCACAGGAAATTTACAAAATTATCAAGACAATAAATGAAAATGGATTAACCTACATTCTAAACACCACAATAACTTCAAAAAGAAATGAATTTGATATGGTAAAATTGTTAGAAAAATACGGAATTTCCCTAAAAACAAAGACATTAGACGAGGTTATTGAAATTGTAGATTCTGCCCTTCAAATAACATGTTCTGGACATGCAAATTTTGAGGCAAATAACAAAAACATCACCATCGAATCAAAACTAAACAGCGGGCATTCACTGCCATGGGTTTCAGTACTTGATGGATATTTACAAGTACAAGGATACAAAACCAGAATGATCTACCAAAACAGTTCAACAAAGGGCGAAAAAATACACATTAAAATTAGTAAAAACTAA
- a CDS encoding AAA family ATPase produces MSLAPQELENNASKYASDAIKFDSQGARGMAIANYQHAIDALVKLLQLYPTSKLNPIYKERCNSYHNRIKALQETHGVEPAVDPKATPEEQKASVQRQEDENDFEELVMKEKPNISWTQVVGLEDAKSALRESIVYPTKRPDLFPLGWPKGMLLYGPPGTGKTMLAAATASEMDGYFINVDASSMMSKWLGEAEKNVSKLFRMARKYAEKEGKPVILFVDEVDSLLGSRNSEVGGEVRTKNQFLTEMDGVNGKGKDLMMYVIGATNKPWSLDWPFLRRFQKRIYVSLPTQEARESLFNQYTTDLRLDSRVSSRELARMFDGYSASDIKDVCQAAHLKTVHELFDSPDYHEPVEGESQPQQPRELVTADFRDIMARRKPSVSTEMIRAYHKWSEEFRAL; encoded by the coding sequence ATGAGTTTAGCTCCCCAAGAATTAGAAAATAATGCAAGCAAATATGCCTCTGACGCAATCAAATTTGACTCACAAGGCGCACGTGGTATGGCCATTGCAAATTATCAGCATGCAATAGATGCGCTGGTGAAATTACTCCAACTTTATCCCACTAGCAAACTAAACCCAATTTACAAAGAAAGATGCAATTCTTATCATAATAGAATCAAGGCACTGCAGGAGACTCACGGAGTTGAACCTGCTGTTGATCCAAAAGCAACACCTGAGGAACAAAAGGCATCTGTTCAAAGACAAGAAGATGAAAATGACTTTGAAGAACTAGTCATGAAAGAAAAACCAAACATTAGTTGGACCCAAGTAGTTGGGCTAGAGGATGCAAAAAGTGCTCTAAGAGAATCAATTGTTTATCCTACAAAAAGACCTGATTTGTTTCCCCTTGGATGGCCAAAGGGAATGTTGCTTTATGGGCCTCCTGGAACAGGAAAAACAATGTTGGCAGCAGCTACTGCAAGTGAGATGGATGGTTATTTCATCAATGTGGATGCGTCTTCTATGATGAGCAAATGGTTAGGAGAAGCTGAAAAAAATGTATCAAAATTATTTCGAATGGCAAGAAAATATGCCGAAAAAGAAGGCAAACCCGTGATTTTGTTTGTAGATGAAGTAGATTCACTACTGGGTTCACGAAATAGTGAGGTTGGGGGTGAAGTTAGAACTAAGAATCAATTCTTGACTGAAATGGATGGTGTTAACGGTAAAGGAAAAGACTTGATGATGTATGTTATTGGTGCCACTAACAAACCTTGGAGTCTTGATTGGCCTTTCCTTAGGAGATTTCAAAAAAGAATCTATGTGTCTCTTCCAACACAAGAAGCAAGAGAAAGTCTTTTCAATCAATATACTACAGATCTGAGACTTGATTCTAGAGTAAGTTCTAGAGAACTAGCAAGAATGTTTGATGGGTATAGTGCAAGTGACATCAAAGATGTTTGTCAAGCAGCACATCTTAAAACAGTACATGAACTATTTGACTCTCCTGACTATCATGAACCTGTTGAAGGAGAATCACAACCACAACAACCAAGAGAACTTGTAACTGCAGACTTTAGAGATATCATGGCAAGACGAAAACCTAGTGTTTCAACAGAAATGATCCGTGCATATCACAAATGGAGTGAAGAATTCCGAGCATTATAG
- a CDS encoding plastocyanin/azurin family copper-binding protein — protein sequence MAGIDKAAIGFSIAIVAIGVGFAFYMSGVQDAGLNYSPPVASETPKPMQTDPFADIVDKVKEEAPAKPMKAGWDRLTSTTDPGVGHEAHQLAIILAPSDKVYSGTLKYDASEPIQLVTLHGPLADGDDKGQAIWTPDGETKFALTFVDPKNAKGEWKFAGNALAVHTKKTTPFIVDYKVDFKEKPMSKTVMTGTTQSVQDPGMGHESHQLAVLLAPSSNMYSGILSYSASEQIQLVSLKGPISAGEKPAMTWTPDGETIFELTFVDPKNAMGSWEFSGNALAVHTMNPTEFTVSYSVSATATTVKTVELKEEMKVAEKTATPEKPSGPQTVSVEIPAGTSVPGCEETNECYIPASITINAGDTVEWNNADTAAHTVTGGSPADGPSGVFDSSLVLGGASYAFTFDDAGSYDYFCMVHPWMVGNVQVN from the coding sequence ATGGCAGGTATAGACAAAGCTGCAATTGGATTTTCAATCGCAATTGTAGCTATCGGCGTAGGATTTGCATTCTATATGAGCGGAGTCCAAGACGCAGGTCTAAATTATTCACCTCCAGTAGCTTCGGAGACTCCAAAGCCAATGCAAACAGATCCGTTTGCAGATATTGTTGACAAAGTCAAAGAAGAAGCTCCTGCAAAGCCAATGAAGGCAGGTTGGGATAGATTAACATCAACAACAGATCCCGGTGTTGGTCATGAAGCACATCAACTTGCAATTATTTTGGCACCAAGTGACAAAGTATATTCAGGTACACTCAAGTATGATGCATCTGAACCAATTCAACTAGTCACATTACATGGTCCACTTGCAGATGGAGATGATAAAGGACAAGCAATTTGGACACCTGATGGTGAAACAAAGTTTGCATTAACATTTGTTGATCCAAAGAATGCAAAAGGCGAATGGAAGTTTGCCGGCAATGCATTAGCAGTACATACCAAGAAAACAACACCATTCATAGTTGATTACAAAGTAGATTTCAAAGAAAAACCAATGTCTAAAACCGTAATGACAGGTACAACACAGTCAGTACAAGATCCAGGCATGGGCCATGAATCACATCAACTTGCAGTGCTACTAGCACCATCAAGTAACATGTATTCAGGGATTCTTTCATACTCTGCTTCAGAACAGATTCAACTAGTTTCATTAAAAGGACCAATCAGTGCAGGTGAAAAACCAGCAATGACTTGGACACCAGATGGTGAAACAATCTTTGAATTAACATTTGTTGATCCAAAGAATGCAATGGGATCATGGGAATTTTCTGGTAATGCATTAGCAGTTCACACAATGAACCCAACTGAATTTACTGTAAGCTATTCTGTAAGCGCAACAGCAACTACAGTAAAAACTGTGGAACTAAAAGAGGAAATGAAGGTAGCAGAAAAAACTGCAACACCTGAAAAACCATCTGGTCCACAAACAGTTAGCGTTGAAATTCCAGCAGGGACATCAGTTCCAGGTTGTGAAGAAACCAACGAATGTTACATCCCAGCATCAATTACAATTAACGCTGGAGACACTGTTGAATGGAACAATGCAGATACAGCAGCACATACAGTAACAGGCGGCAGTCCAGCTGACGGTCCATCTGGTGTATTTGATAGCAGCCTAGTCTTAGGCGGTGCATCTTATGCATTCACATTTGATGACGCAGGAAGTTACGATTACTTCTGTATGGTCCATCCATGGATGGTCGGTAACGTTCAAGTGAACTAA
- the carA gene encoding glutamine-hydrolyzing carbamoyl-phosphate synthase small subunit, with protein MGFGYSTTVFGEIVFNTGMVGYTEALTDPSYNGQILTLTYPLVGNYGVPDPKITDEDGIPKFFESDKIQIRGLVVHELSLTASHWNLKMTLDEWMYNEKIPGISGIDTRALTKKLRTSGVMMAALVVSDSEIDVEKVKKELASTTHYNSEQFMDYVSTKQEKVFGNEKESVVVIDTGAKNAIIRNVRDLGYKVIVLPWDTSFEKIMSYNPKGVVLSSGPGDPEKCPATIDTAKKLIENNVPTLGICLGAQIIGLAGNTETYKLKYGHRGQNKPCVNLENNQVYVTSQNHGYGITPESLKNSEFELWFTNADDKTVEGIKHKKQNCVAVQFHPEASPGPYDCKFVFEKLKQLMEK; from the coding sequence ATGGGCTTTGGTTACTCTACAACTGTGTTTGGTGAGATTGTCTTTAACACTGGAATGGTGGGGTATACTGAGGCACTAACTGATCCTTCATACAATGGCCAAATCCTTACGCTTACCTATCCCTTGGTAGGAAATTATGGAGTACCTGATCCTAAAATTACAGATGAAGACGGTATTCCTAAATTCTTTGAATCTGATAAAATCCAAATCCGAGGTTTAGTTGTTCATGAACTTTCCCTTACTGCCAGTCATTGGAATCTTAAGATGACTTTGGATGAGTGGATGTACAATGAAAAAATTCCTGGCATATCTGGAATAGATACTAGGGCTCTAACTAAGAAGCTTAGAACTAGTGGTGTTATGATGGCTGCACTAGTGGTGTCTGATTCTGAAATCGATGTTGAAAAAGTCAAAAAAGAATTGGCATCTACAACTCATTATAATTCTGAACAATTCATGGATTATGTTTCTACAAAACAAGAAAAGGTATTTGGCAATGAGAAAGAGTCTGTGGTTGTAATTGATACTGGTGCAAAAAATGCAATTATTCGAAATGTAAGGGATCTTGGTTACAAAGTCATTGTACTTCCATGGGATACTAGTTTTGAAAAAATAATGTCTTACAACCCAAAAGGTGTTGTACTTAGTAGTGGTCCCGGTGATCCAGAAAAATGTCCTGCAACAATTGATACTGCAAAAAAACTAATTGAAAACAACGTACCGACACTTGGGATTTGCCTTGGTGCACAAATAATTGGTTTAGCTGGAAATACTGAAACTTACAAACTAAAATATGGACATAGGGGACAAAACAAACCTTGTGTTAATTTGGAAAATAATCAAGTTTATGTAACAAGCCAGAACCATGGTTATGGAATAACTCCCGAATCTTTGAAAAACTCTGAATTTGAATTATGGTTTACAAATGCAGACGATAAAACAGTTGAGGGAATAAAACACAAAAAACAAAATTGTGTTGCTGTGCAGTTTCACCCTGAAGCTTCCCCAGGCCCTTATGATTGTAAATTTGTCTTTGAAAAATTAAAACAGTTAATGGAGAAATAA
- a CDS encoding plastocyanin/azurin family copper-binding protein, which produces MAGIDKAAIGWSIAIVAAGVAIAFAGQSGQDLGISIETPTAPTKATSSASMESSEKKSDPFADLAAKVKENPKEVIEEAKETTEMVTEKVEEAVVELGETVKEETEKRAPGPQTVSVEIPAGTSVPGCEETNECYIPASITIFAGDTVEWNNADTAAHTVTGGSPADGPSGVFDSSLVLGGASYAFTFDDAGSYDYFCMVHPWMVGNVQVN; this is translated from the coding sequence ATGGCAGGTATAGACAAAGCTGCAATTGGATGGTCAATTGCAATTGTAGCTGCAGGTGTTGCAATAGCATTTGCTGGCCAATCAGGTCAGGATTTAGGCATATCTATTGAAACACCAACAGCTCCAACAAAAGCAACATCATCTGCATCAATGGAAAGTTCGGAAAAAAAGAGTGATCCATTTGCAGATCTAGCAGCTAAAGTTAAAGAAAATCCTAAAGAAGTAATCGAAGAAGCCAAAGAAACAACTGAAATGGTAACTGAAAAAGTCGAAGAAGCAGTAGTAGAACTTGGTGAAACAGTCAAAGAAGAAACTGAAAAAAGAGCACCAGGCCCACAAACAGTTAGCGTTGAAATTCCAGCAGGGACATCAGTTCCAGGTTGTGAAGAAACCAACGAATGTTATATCCCAGCATCAATCACCATCTTTGCTGGAGACACTGTTGAATGGAACAATGCAGATACAGCAGCACATACAGTAACAGGCGGCAGTCCAGCTGACGGTCCATCTGGTGTATTTGATAGCAGCCTAGTCTTAGGCGGTGCATCTTATGCATTCACATTTGATGACGCAGGAAGTTACGATTACTTCTGTATGGTCCATCCATGGATGGTCGGTAACGTTCAAGTGAACTAA
- a CDS encoding RidA family protein, producing MIEEKIEQLGIKLNVPPAPAGSYVPVVVAGNFAYVSGQIPIEDGKLAFTGKVTDDTIETGQKSARLCVINILSQLKKELGDLERIQKFVRLNGFVNAGPDFSAHPKVINGASDLLFEIFGEKGKHSRIAVGVSNLPLNSMTEIDAVVQIN from the coding sequence TTGATTGAAGAAAAAATAGAACAGCTAGGAATCAAATTAAACGTACCACCAGCACCTGCGGGGTCTTATGTTCCAGTTGTCGTGGCAGGAAATTTTGCATATGTTTCAGGTCAAATTCCAATTGAAGATGGAAAACTTGCATTTACAGGAAAGGTTACTGATGATACCATAGAAACAGGACAAAAATCTGCAAGGTTATGTGTAATCAACATACTATCACAATTAAAAAAAGAATTGGGGGATTTGGAGAGAATTCAAAAATTTGTTAGACTAAATGGATTTGTTAATGCAGGTCCAGATTTTTCAGCACATCCAAAAGTTATCAACGGGGCATCAGATTTGCTTTTTGAGATTTTTGGTGAAAAAGGCAAACATTCAAGAATTGCAGTAGGAGTTTCAAATTTACCATTAAATTCTATGACCGAGATTGATGCAGTAGTTCAGATCAATTAG
- a CDS encoding citrate synthase: METKNIGLRGIEVADTRISNIDGEKGKLIYRGYDILDLTKNSTFEETAYLLLYDDLPTKEQLAEFNSKLIDARYIPKQMQKNMGNWRKDADPMDMLQAFVAALAGYYDEEFANKSASYDRAINLIAKIPTIIASWQRIRNGLEIVDPDPSLSHAGNFLYMMSGERPDPEVEKIFDVCLILHADHTFNASTFTARQVASTRAHMYSAASSAIGALSGELHGGANTEVMKMLLEIGDLDKVEPWIKEQMAKGERIMGMGHAVYKTYDPRAQVLKEMSRKLAEKTGDKWFEMTERVETTTINEMKKQKDRDIYPNVDLYSASIYYMLKIPVDLNTPIFAISRVAGWGAHIIEEKFAEAAPKPALYRPKAVYVGKYCGPQGCEYKKLDLRK, from the coding sequence ATGGAAACAAAAAACATTGGTTTGCGTGGAATAGAGGTAGCAGATACCAGAATTTCAAATATTGACGGCGAAAAAGGCAAGCTGATTTACAGAGGATATGATATTTTAGATCTTACAAAAAACTCAACATTTGAGGAGACTGCATACTTGCTTCTATACGATGATCTCCCAACAAAGGAGCAATTAGCAGAGTTTAATTCAAAATTGATAGATGCCAGATACATTCCAAAGCAAATGCAAAAGAACATGGGAAACTGGAGAAAAGATGCGGACCCGATGGATATGCTTCAGGCATTTGTTGCGGCTTTGGCAGGGTATTATGATGAAGAATTTGCAAACAAGAGTGCAAGTTATGATAGAGCAATCAATCTAATTGCAAAGATTCCAACGATCATTGCAAGTTGGCAGAGGATTAGAAATGGGTTAGAGATTGTGGATCCAGACCCATCTCTGAGTCATGCAGGGAATTTCCTATACATGATGTCTGGAGAAAGACCAGATCCGGAAGTTGAGAAGATTTTTGATGTTTGTTTAATTCTTCATGCTGATCATACATTTAACGCATCTACATTTACCGCAAGACAAGTTGCATCAACTAGAGCACATATGTACTCAGCAGCAAGCTCAGCTATTGGAGCTTTAAGCGGAGAGCTTCACGGAGGTGCCAACACAGAAGTTATGAAAATGCTTTTAGAAATTGGGGATTTAGACAAAGTAGAGCCATGGATTAAAGAACAAATGGCAAAAGGTGAAAGAATAATGGGAATGGGTCATGCAGTTTACAAAACGTATGATCCCAGAGCACAAGTTCTAAAAGAGATGTCAAGAAAACTTGCAGAAAAAACAGGGGACAAATGGTTTGAAATGACGGAAAGAGTAGAAACCACAACAATTAACGAAATGAAAAAACAAAAAGACAGAGATATTTATCCAAATGTAGATTTGTATAGTGCGTCAATTTACTATATGCTCAAGATTCCAGTTGATCTTAACACTCCAATCTTTGCAATTTCCAGAGTTGCAGGATGGGGAGCACACATAATTGAAGAAAAATTTGCAGAAGCTGCACCAAAACCAGCGTTGTACAGACCAAAGGCAGTATATGTTGGGAAGTATTGTGGACCTCAGGGTTGTGAATACAAGAAATTAGACTTGAGAAAATAA
- a CDS encoding HECT domain-containing protein — protein sequence MSIYFEYPTYDQRLKDVYMLESHAFFSKMVDELVEFSEYDPELADGIKWLDDQAQKKGITFYDMVFEVLYKHDVNSKAKEWLNTRN from the coding sequence TTGTCTATATATTTTGAATACCCCACTTATGATCAAAGATTGAAAGATGTGTATATGCTTGAATCTCATGCGTTCTTTTCTAAAATGGTTGATGAATTAGTCGAATTTTCAGAATATGATCCTGAATTAGCAGATGGAATAAAATGGCTTGATGATCAAGCTCAGAAAAAAGGCATTACGTTTTATGACATGGTGTTTGAAGTCTTGTATAAACATGATGTTAATTCTAAAGCCAAAGAGTGGCTTAATACCAGAAATTAA